Proteins encoded by one window of Flagellimonas lutaonensis:
- a CDS encoding c-type cytochrome domain-containing protein — MQIGNLHPLLVHLPIGIIILAFLMELWRLRKPSNTKDETIQFVLGVGALSAIFSLATGLLLGDNGSYDPNLLSDHKWMAVAFTIACSALFFIKRRDALWAKKIYHPLFAVTVILLIITGHFGGNITHGEGFLFKDSTSATIEIEDVDKAKVYADIVQPIFNNKCVSCHNANKTKGGLLLTSKAAILKGGDSGSLFDTLNDIANNLLAHRLILPIENEDHMPPKGKLQLTDEEKLLLQWWVKNQNCFDCIVADLQADKRTEEALASLEVDRSTRALIAKKLEAVDPETLEKIRQQGINVAPLAADSPLLIANLSRRKDLTEDDFDILKEVDDHVVELNLAHSNFDDNLAKQLKSFKHLTKLQLQYSALTDEGLKKLPKLVHLESLNLFGTSVSERVVGNITKMPNLRDVYLDPTTLSNKEFASLHASQISLHGKELDSLFASSVLTPPIIVADGEIFNDSILITINNVFEDSKTFYRIERPQKDTLEFEYHGSFYLKQSGFVAAYAAKEGWQPSAPSRRMFLKSGAVIANASYAVPPHKKYSAAGAKTLFDKKRGTDNFVDGNWLGYERSHLLATIELQQPTEISSVAVGYLSAADSWIFSPVGYKVWGSVDGQHFKHIKTIDLPPNAPTTGIERNLFAIDFPKTKLKSVRIKVENQLKNPDWHQNPGGDSFIFIDEIVVN; from the coding sequence ATGCAGATAGGCAATTTACATCCCTTATTGGTACATCTTCCCATCGGCATCATCATTTTGGCCTTTCTTATGGAGCTCTGGCGACTTCGTAAGCCTTCGAACACCAAAGATGAAACCATACAGTTCGTTTTGGGCGTAGGGGCACTATCGGCCATTTTTTCGCTGGCCACTGGGTTGCTGCTGGGTGACAACGGTAGCTACGACCCCAATCTTCTAAGCGACCATAAATGGATGGCCGTTGCCTTCACGATTGCTTGCAGCGCCCTGTTTTTCATCAAAAGAAGAGATGCCCTTTGGGCCAAAAAAATATACCATCCTCTTTTTGCGGTTACCGTAATCCTACTGATCATCACAGGTCATTTTGGGGGAAATATTACCCATGGAGAAGGTTTTTTGTTCAAAGACAGCACTAGCGCGACCATCGAAATTGAAGATGTGGACAAAGCAAAGGTATATGCCGATATCGTACAGCCGATCTTCAACAACAAATGTGTCAGTTGCCATAACGCCAACAAAACAAAAGGTGGACTTTTGCTGACCTCAAAAGCAGCCATTTTAAAGGGTGGTGATTCAGGAAGCCTTTTTGACACCCTGAACGATATCGCAAATAATCTATTGGCCCATCGCCTCATACTGCCGATTGAAAATGAAGACCACATGCCGCCCAAGGGCAAGCTTCAATTGACCGACGAAGAAAAGTTGCTATTGCAATGGTGGGTAAAAAACCAAAACTGTTTTGATTGTATTGTGGCCGACCTTCAAGCTGATAAAAGAACCGAAGAGGCACTGGCCAGCCTTGAGGTTGACCGCTCAACAAGGGCCCTTATTGCCAAAAAATTGGAGGCTGTAGACCCAGAAACCCTTGAAAAGATTCGGCAACAGGGTATCAATGTGGCACCATTGGCCGCCGATAGCCCTTTGTTGATTGCGAACCTATCACGAAGAAAAGACCTGACAGAAGACGATTTTGATATTTTAAAAGAAGTCGATGACCATGTGGTTGAACTGAACCTTGCCCATTCGAACTTTGACGATAACCTGGCCAAACAACTAAAAAGCTTCAAACACCTCACCAAGCTACAATTGCAGTACTCTGCCCTGACAGATGAGGGGCTGAAGAAGCTCCCCAAACTTGTGCATTTAGAATCACTAAACCTTTTCGGCACTTCGGTTTCAGAAAGGGTGGTTGGCAACATCACAAAAATGCCCAATCTGAGAGATGTTTACCTAGACCCCACTACCCTATCCAATAAAGAATTTGCCTCACTGCACGCAAGTCAGATAAGCCTGCACGGAAAGGAATTGGACAGTCTATTTGCATCCAGCGTGTTGACACCTCCCATTATCGTGGCAGATGGCGAGATTTTTAATGACTCGATTTTAATAACCATCAACAATGTTTTTGAAGATTCAAAAACGTTTTACCGCATAGAGCGGCCGCAAAAAGATACGTTGGAGTTTGAATACCATGGATCCTTCTATCTTAAGCAATCCGGTTTCGTGGCGGCCTATGCGGCAAAAGAGGGATGGCAGCCCAGTGCCCCCAGCAGGCGTATGTTCTTAAAAAGTGGCGCTGTGATCGCCAACGCCTCTTACGCGGTCCCGCCCCACAAAAAGTACAGCGCGGCAGGTGCCAAGACCCTGTTTGACAAAAAAAGGGGCACGGACAATTTTGTTGACGGCAATTGGCTCGGTTATGAACGCTCACACCTGTTGGCCACCATCGAGCTACAGCAGCCAACCGAGATATCAAGTGTGGCGGTCGGGTATCTATCGGCAGCGGATAGTTGGATTTTTTCCCCGGTCGGCTATAAGGTTTGGGGATCGGTAGATGGACAGCATTTCAAACATATCAAAACCATTGATTTGCCACCAAATGCACCGACCACGGGCATTGAACGAAACCTATTTGCCATCGATTTTCCAAAGACAAAACTCAAAAGCGTTCGGATCAAGGTCGAGAACCAACTGAAAAATCCCGATTGGCACCAAAACCCGGGCGGTGATAGTTTTATCTTCATTGATGAGATTGTAGTGAATTAA
- a CDS encoding 6-bladed beta-propeller, whose protein sequence is MMQRRHFIKTSALAGLGLASFPTAANGLWNVEDAIIGHGDYRYKIDLNWGALNSRYYPVNDCHEMVIDSKGRILLLTNHTKNNILVYDKDGQLLDAWGTEYPGAHGLTLHDENGEEFLYIADNARHEVIKTSIEGKVVQVFPFPEESEKYQKKEQYIPTETAISANGDVYIADGYGAQYILHYNAKGELLNVFGGKGDEDHLFNNAHGICIDDRNPNNVSLLITARQQNKLKRFDLDGNHINTIDLPGSFICRPVVHGKQVYLATIWSGDGSADTGFISILDENDQLVSAPGGCPPVYQDNQLQPMYQTLKVFQHPHDVCVDADENIYVAQWNSGKTYPIKLFRV, encoded by the coding sequence ATGATGCAGCGCAGACATTTCATCAAAACCTCTGCTCTCGCAGGTTTGGGGTTGGCCTCGTTTCCAACTGCTGCAAATGGTTTATGGAATGTTGAGGATGCCATTATAGGCCATGGTGATTATCGCTATAAAATCGATTTGAACTGGGGCGCGTTGAACAGTAGGTACTATCCCGTTAACGATTGCCATGAAATGGTCATCGATTCTAAGGGAAGGATTCTGCTGTTGACCAACCATACAAAGAACAATATCCTCGTCTATGACAAAGACGGGCAATTGCTCGATGCCTGGGGCACAGAATATCCCGGGGCACACGGACTGACACTCCATGATGAAAATGGGGAAGAATTTCTCTACATAGCAGACAATGCCCGGCATGAGGTCATAAAAACAAGCATAGAGGGCAAAGTGGTACAGGTTTTTCCTTTTCCGGAAGAATCTGAAAAATATCAAAAGAAGGAACAGTACATTCCTACCGAAACAGCCATATCCGCCAATGGTGACGTGTACATAGCCGATGGTTACGGTGCCCAGTACATCTTGCATTACAATGCCAAAGGAGAGCTGTTGAACGTTTTTGGCGGCAAGGGCGATGAAGACCACCTGTTCAACAATGCCCACGGTATCTGCATTGATGATCGTAATCCCAATAACGTTTCACTGCTCATAACGGCAAGGCAGCAGAACAAATTGAAGCGATTTGACCTAGACGGAAACCATATCAATACCATTGATCTACCGGGCTCGTTTATATGCCGACCCGTTGTTCATGGCAAACAGGTGTATCTGGCTACGATTTGGTCGGGCGATGGTTCAGCCGACACGGGCTTCATCTCAATACTGGACGAAAACGACCAATTGGTCTCGGCACCGGGAGGTTGCCCCCCTGTTTACCAAGACAACCAGTTGCAGCCCATGTACCAGACGTTAAAAGTATTTCAGCATCCACACGATGTCTGTGTCGATGCAGATGAAAATATCTATGTGGCGCAATGGAATTCAGGGAAGACCTATCCCATCAAACTTTTCAGGGTATAA
- a CDS encoding DUF1501 domain-containing protein, whose translation MSEKKILEENLLHCNRRTFLGKSALGIGGMALSTLLGCNFFSRDEQTGLLTKTEMPLGAKGVLNTLHHPAKIKRVIYLFQSGGPSQLELFDYKPLLNKRRGEDLPESVRQGQRLTGMTSGQDSFPLVGSLFGFKQYGKNGTWVSDLLPYTAKMVDELCIIKSMYTEAINHDPAVTFFQTGSQQPGRPSIGSWLSYGLGSENENLPAFTVLLSRGSGRPNGQPLYTRLWGNGFLHSMHQGVQFRAAKDPVLYLNDPEGISKESKREMLDMLAELNEKQYHEFGDPEIQGRIAQYEMAYRMQTSVPEVIDTSNEPDYIYKMYGADAKIPGTYAANCLLARRLAEQDVRFIQLYHMGWDQHANLPMAIEKQAKDVDQASAALVADLKQRGLLEDTLVIWGGEFGRTNYSQGILTDTNYGRDHHPRCFTMWMAGGGIKPGFVYGETDEFGYNIVKDPVHVHDFQATLLHLMGIDHEKLTYKYQGRRFRLTDVEGHVVKSILA comes from the coding sequence ATGAGCGAGAAAAAAATCTTGGAAGAAAATTTGTTGCACTGCAACAGAAGAACCTTTTTAGGAAAATCGGCCCTCGGCATTGGAGGTATGGCACTATCCACTTTATTGGGGTGCAATTTTTTCTCGCGCGATGAACAAACGGGGCTGCTCACAAAAACTGAGATGCCATTGGGGGCAAAGGGCGTTCTGAACACCCTGCACCATCCTGCCAAAATAAAGCGGGTCATTTACCTGTTTCAAAGTGGCGGCCCCTCGCAATTGGAACTTTTCGATTACAAACCGTTGCTGAACAAACGGCGGGGCGAAGATCTGCCCGAGTCCGTGCGCCAAGGGCAACGGCTTACGGGTATGACTTCAGGTCAGGACAGTTTTCCACTGGTGGGATCGCTCTTCGGCTTCAAACAATATGGAAAGAACGGTACTTGGGTTAGTGACCTTCTCCCCTACACCGCCAAAATGGTCGATGAACTCTGTATCATCAAATCGATGTATACAGAGGCCATTAACCACGATCCCGCTGTCACCTTTTTTCAAACAGGGTCGCAACAGCCCGGAAGACCAAGCATAGGTTCTTGGTTAAGCTACGGTTTGGGCAGTGAAAATGAAAACCTTCCTGCTTTTACGGTGCTACTATCCCGTGGTAGCGGCCGGCCCAATGGACAACCCCTTTATACCCGTCTATGGGGCAATGGGTTTTTGCACTCGATGCACCAAGGTGTACAGTTCAGGGCCGCCAAAGACCCCGTGCTGTATTTGAACGACCCAGAGGGCATTTCAAAAGAGAGCAAACGTGAAATGCTCGATATGCTGGCAGAATTGAACGAAAAACAGTATCACGAGTTTGGTGACCCCGAAATTCAGGGGCGCATTGCGCAATACGAGATGGCCTATCGCATGCAGACCTCGGTGCCCGAAGTGATCGATACCAGTAACGAACCTGATTATATCTACAAAATGTATGGGGCCGATGCCAAAATACCGGGTACGTATGCCGCCAATTGCCTATTGGCAAGAAGGTTGGCGGAGCAAGATGTACGGTTCATACAATTGTACCACATGGGATGGGACCAACATGCCAACCTGCCCATGGCCATTGAAAAGCAGGCCAAAGACGTCGATCAGGCCTCAGCGGCATTGGTGGCAGACCTGAAACAGCGGGGGCTATTAGAAGATACACTTGTCATCTGGGGGGGTGAATTTGGGCGAACAAACTACTCCCAAGGCATACTGACCGACACCAATTACGGCCGTGACCACCACCCACGATGTTTTACCATGTGGATGGCCGGTGGGGGCATAAAACCGGGGTTCGTGTATGGCGAAACCGACGAATTTGGCTATAACATTGTCAAAGACCCAGTACACGTGCATGATTTTCAAGCGACACTGCTACATCTAATGGGCATCGACCATGAAAAGCTCACCTACAAATACCAGGGCCGAAGGTTCAGATTGACCGATGTAGAGGGCCATGTGGTAAAATCAATCTTGGCATGA
- a CDS encoding PSD1 and planctomycete cytochrome C domain-containing protein: protein MTRRYTYFIKTKGPLFWFSFVLLFVTMACQSENKKPFASLEKVETMGKLPDTVDFSLHIKPILSDRCFKCHGPDENAIEAGLSLHTAEGAYKALGKRAERAERHAIVPGNVEQSELVKRIFSEDPDVLMPPPEANLSLSEHEKELLKKWVAQGAEYKEHWAFLKPSMPSIPKTIDNDWCKNEIDAFILRKLQENGLEPSPRATKERLVRRISFDFTGLPPSLGQIEAFVENDSPSAYEDMIDTLLNSMDYAENMATDWMEVARYADTHGYQDDFERTMWPWRDWVIKAFYENMPYDEFVTVQLAGDLLPNATKETILATGFNRNHKITAEGGVIPEEYRVEYVEDRTNTFGTAFLGLTMECARCHDHKYDPISQKEHFQLFSFFNNINEKGLLSSADEIPEPYITITKEEAEGVLQFVNMNEATVEEVPVMVMKEMERPRPTYVLDRGVYDQPTEQVFPATPERILPFPKDYPKNRLGLSKWLFHQDNPLTARVVVNRVWQKMFGKGLVESSYDFGNQGSLPTHPELLDFLAVKLMEENWDLKQLTKYIAISATYQQTTRTTQDLLKKDPENRLLARAPRLRLAAETIRDQALAVSGLLNKTVGGPSVKPYQPEGIWEETTGGGGGSTARYIPSTGKNLYRKSLYTFWKRTVPPPSMMTFDAASRDLCSVKREETNTPLQALVLLNDPQLIEAARALAYHTIKEKNDIEPRIVQMFRKATSRFPSEEEVTALKTFYENSMAKIEKGEINIDEYLSIGAFAKDDIKSQEEWAGLAMTAHAILNLDETITRG, encoded by the coding sequence ATGACCAGACGATACACATACTTTATAAAAACCAAAGGCCCTTTGTTTTGGTTCAGCTTTGTACTGCTCTTTGTGACCATGGCCTGCCAATCAGAAAACAAAAAACCATTTGCCTCTTTAGAAAAAGTCGAAACCATGGGCAAACTGCCCGACACAGTCGATTTCTCACTTCACATAAAACCCATCTTGTCAGATAGGTGCTTCAAATGTCACGGTCCTGATGAAAATGCCATTGAAGCAGGGCTCTCGCTCCACACCGCAGAAGGTGCTTACAAGGCATTGGGCAAACGGGCCGAACGGGCCGAACGGCATGCCATTGTGCCCGGCAATGTGGAACAAAGCGAACTGGTCAAACGCATCTTTTCCGAAGACCCGGACGTGCTGATGCCACCGCCCGAGGCGAACCTGAGCCTTTCCGAACATGAAAAGGAATTGTTGAAAAAATGGGTGGCCCAGGGTGCTGAATATAAAGAACATTGGGCTTTCCTGAAGCCTTCAATGCCTTCCATTCCCAAAACAATCGACAACGATTGGTGCAAAAATGAAATCGATGCATTTATCCTTAGAAAATTGCAAGAAAACGGTCTTGAGCCTTCCCCAAGGGCAACCAAAGAACGGCTGGTTCGGCGTATCTCTTTCGATTTTACGGGGCTGCCGCCCAGTTTGGGGCAGATAGAGGCCTTTGTGGAAAACGATTCCCCTTCGGCCTATGAAGACATGATAGATACCTTGCTGAACTCTATGGATTATGCCGAAAATATGGCCACTGATTGGATGGAAGTGGCGCGCTATGCCGACACCCATGGCTACCAAGATGATTTTGAGCGTACCATGTGGCCCTGGCGTGATTGGGTCATCAAGGCATTTTACGAAAACATGCCCTATGATGAGTTCGTCACCGTGCAATTGGCAGGAGATCTTTTGCCAAATGCCACCAAAGAGACCATTCTGGCCACCGGTTTCAACCGAAACCACAAAATCACAGCAGAAGGAGGGGTAATTCCAGAAGAATATCGTGTAGAATATGTTGAAGACCGCACCAACACCTTCGGCACGGCATTTTTAGGGTTAACGATGGAGTGCGCCCGATGCCATGACCACAAATACGACCCCATAAGCCAAAAAGAACATTTTCAGCTTTTCAGTTTTTTCAACAATATCAATGAAAAGGGATTGCTTTCCAGCGCCGATGAGATACCCGAACCCTATATCACCATCACCAAAGAAGAGGCCGAGGGCGTACTGCAATTTGTAAATATGAACGAGGCAACGGTAGAAGAGGTACCTGTTATGGTTATGAAGGAAATGGAACGACCGAGGCCCACTTATGTGCTGGACAGAGGGGTATATGACCAACCCACAGAGCAGGTCTTTCCGGCAACCCCAGAGCGTATCCTGCCATTTCCCAAAGACTATCCAAAAAACAGATTGGGCCTTTCAAAATGGCTCTTTCATCAAGACAATCCGTTGACGGCGAGAGTAGTGGTAAACCGCGTATGGCAAAAGATGTTCGGCAAGGGGTTGGTAGAAAGCTCGTACGATTTTGGCAATCAGGGCTCGTTGCCCACCCACCCAGAACTTCTTGATTTCTTGGCTGTCAAGTTAATGGAAGAGAACTGGGACCTCAAGCAACTGACAAAATATATCGCCATATCGGCAACGTATCAGCAAACTACCCGCACCACGCAGGATCTGCTCAAAAAAGACCCCGAAAACCGATTATTGGCAAGAGCACCAAGACTACGGTTAGCGGCAGAGACCATTAGAGACCAAGCACTGGCGGTAAGCGGATTGTTGAACAAGACCGTTGGTGGCCCCAGCGTAAAACCCTATCAACCCGAAGGCATTTGGGAAGAAACTACCGGTGGTGGTGGTGGCAGTACGGCCCGATATATACCCAGCACCGGCAAAAACCTGTATCGAAAAAGTCTCTATACATTTTGGAAACGTACCGTGCCCCCGCCCAGCATGATGACTTTCGATGCCGCTTCACGTGACCTGTGCTCGGTAAAGCGCGAAGAGACCAATACGCCCTTACAGGCACTTGTTCTGCTCAACGATCCGCAATTGATAGAGGCGGCACGTGCATTGGCCTACCATACCATCAAAGAAAAGAATGATATCGAACCACGAATAGTGCAGATGTTCAGAAAGGCCACTTCACGGTTTCCTAGCGAAGAAGAAGTGACAGCGCTCAAGACGTTTTACGAAAATTCAATGGCAAAGATTGAAAAGGGCGAAATCAATATAGATGAATACCTATCGATAGGAGCGTTTGCAAAAGACGATATAAAATCGCAAGAAGAGTGGGCGGGCCTGGCCATGACGGCGCATGCCATTCTTAATTTGGACGAAACAATCACAAGAGGATGA
- a CDS encoding VCBS repeat-containing protein has translation MRVKNLFAILLFAAFTCNNTPLPNSAKTELFTLLGTSRTGIKFKNTIEDTPDQNILLYSNFYGGAGVGIGDFNNDGLQDLYFAGNLVSDKLYINQGNIKFKDFSEAAGLIDDGGWSTGVTVADVNNDGLDDIYVSRELYDNRPDWRTNLLYINKGDGTFEESAKKYGVADPGRTRHSTFIDYDKDGHLDLLLLTQPPNPGSLSELYGEELLRPEYHIKLFKNTGNGRFIEATETAGIKMTGFPNAVSASDLNNDGWPDLYIANDFQAPDFLFINNQDGTFREVMKEALNHISYYSMGVDVADINNDGWLDVFVLDMVAEDNFRLKSNMSGMNPDIFWKVVNDGGHYQYMYNTLHLNNGNTTFSDVAQIAGMAATDWSWANLLADFDNDGLKDAFVTNGLLRDIRNTDADKKVAEYINKVRYEWLKNNPNAAEIESIWNIIDIDHVVSLIPSQPLQNYAYKNMGQLEFKKMVEDWGLDQESFSNGAAYADLDNDGDLDLVVNNINKEAFIYRNNAETMQNTNFLRVELSDVNNRPVFGTRLTLYDSVGKQVSETTNVRGIYSTSEPLVHFGVGSKTVVDSLVVQWPNDKQTILRNIPTNQVLHLKMSEADESGKVPLATENQNYFFGHSPEPFIEYQHQENDFDDYAHQVLLPHKLSQFGPALAKGDVNNDGLEDVFVGGATGFSAALFIQIPNGGFKKANEDFWQGESGYEDVDALFVDINGDGHQDLFVVSGGNEYSVNDFHYVDRLYINDGHGNFKKAAIPNIGRDSGSIVKASDYDNDGDIDLFVGGRHWPHQYPMPASSMLLQNNGGQLVNATKSIAPELENIGMVTDATWADYDGDGDEDLAIVGEWMPITFFKNENGQLVKDGQTDLSESSGWWFSIEKGDFDNDGDIDFIAGNLGLNYKYKTSKEKPFDIYYNDFDGNGKYDIVLGYYNGDKHYPLRGFSCSSEQVPMLKKKFKKYNVFASLELEEVYGGQNLERALHYKADTFASSFVENLGNGSFKIHKLPNMAQLSNINDMLVDDFNEDGNLDILAIGNLFVSEIETPRNDAGTGILLLGSGKGAFKTVPSYESGLIARKDAKKIVKVGVGNQQILFIANNDDVLQGFTMLN, from the coding sequence ATGAGAGTTAAGAACTTATTTGCCATACTATTATTTGCCGCATTTACGTGCAATAACACACCCCTGCCAAACAGTGCAAAAACCGAGCTGTTCACCTTGTTGGGCACTTCGCGAACAGGAATTAAGTTCAAGAACACAATTGAGGATACCCCCGACCAAAACATTCTACTTTACTCAAATTTCTATGGAGGTGCCGGTGTGGGCATTGGCGACTTCAACAACGATGGACTTCAAGATCTGTACTTTGCGGGAAACTTGGTGTCCGACAAATTGTATATAAACCAAGGCAATATAAAGTTCAAAGACTTTTCAGAAGCGGCCGGGCTCATAGATGATGGCGGCTGGTCGACCGGGGTAACCGTGGCAGACGTGAACAACGATGGCCTTGATGATATTTACGTAAGCAGAGAATTATATGACAATAGGCCCGACTGGCGAACCAATCTCCTGTATATCAACAAAGGCGATGGAACGTTTGAAGAATCGGCCAAAAAGTATGGGGTGGCCGACCCGGGCAGAACCCGCCATTCCACCTTTATTGATTATGACAAAGATGGGCATTTAGACCTTTTGCTGTTGACCCAACCCCCAAACCCGGGAAGCCTATCGGAGCTTTATGGGGAAGAACTGTTACGACCTGAATATCACATCAAATTATTTAAAAACACTGGTAATGGCCGCTTTATTGAGGCAACCGAAACAGCGGGCATCAAAATGACCGGGTTCCCCAATGCCGTCTCGGCCAGTGATCTGAACAATGATGGATGGCCCGACCTGTACATCGCCAACGACTTTCAGGCGCCCGATTTTCTTTTCATCAACAACCAAGATGGTACTTTTAGGGAGGTGATGAAAGAGGCATTGAACCATATTTCGTACTACAGCATGGGGGTTGATGTGGCCGATATCAACAATGATGGCTGGTTGGATGTTTTTGTACTGGATATGGTCGCCGAAGACAATTTTCGCCTGAAATCGAATATGAGCGGCATGAACCCCGATATTTTTTGGAAAGTGGTAAACGATGGTGGGCACTACCAATACATGTACAATACGCTTCATCTGAACAACGGCAATACAACCTTTAGCGATGTGGCCCAAATAGCCGGTATGGCCGCCACCGACTGGAGCTGGGCCAACCTTTTGGCCGACTTTGACAACGATGGCCTCAAAGATGCTTTTGTTACAAATGGTCTGTTGAGGGACATACGAAATACCGATGCCGATAAAAAAGTGGCCGAATACATCAACAAGGTGCGGTATGAATGGTTGAAGAACAATCCGAATGCAGCGGAAATAGAGAGCATATGGAACATCATCGACATCGACCATGTGGTTTCACTGATTCCCTCACAACCGCTACAGAACTATGCCTATAAAAACATGGGGCAACTCGAGTTCAAAAAAATGGTTGAAGACTGGGGTCTTGACCAAGAATCGTTCTCAAATGGTGCTGCCTATGCTGACCTCGACAACGACGGTGATCTCGACCTTGTGGTCAACAACATCAATAAAGAGGCCTTTATCTACCGTAACAATGCAGAAACGATGCAGAACACCAATTTTCTACGGGTAGAACTCTCTGACGTCAACAACAGACCGGTTTTTGGCACAAGACTGACCCTATATGACAGTGTTGGGAAACAGGTAAGCGAAACCACAAACGTTCGGGGCATCTACTCTACCAGTGAACCCTTGGTCCATTTTGGGGTGGGCAGCAAAACGGTTGTTGATAGCCTTGTGGTACAATGGCCCAATGATAAGCAGACCATTTTGCGCAATATACCGACAAACCAAGTTTTGCATCTAAAAATGAGTGAGGCCGACGAAAGCGGTAAAGTGCCTTTGGCTACCGAAAATCAAAATTATTTCTTCGGGCATTCCCCTGAGCCATTCATCGAATACCAACATCAAGAAAACGATTTTGATGACTATGCCCATCAGGTACTGCTTCCCCATAAGCTATCGCAGTTCGGCCCTGCATTGGCCAAAGGCGATGTAAACAACGACGGACTTGAAGATGTTTTTGTCGGAGGGGCCACAGGCTTCAGTGCCGCGCTTTTTATACAAATACCAAACGGTGGTTTCAAAAAGGCCAATGAAGATTTCTGGCAAGGCGAAAGCGGCTATGAAGATGTTGACGCGCTGTTCGTCGATATCAATGGGGATGGTCATCAAGACCTCTTTGTGGTAAGTGGTGGCAATGAATACTCTGTAAACGATTTCCATTACGTTGACCGACTCTATATAAACGATGGCCATGGAAATTTTAAAAAGGCCGCTATTCCAAACATCGGAAGAGACAGTGGCTCTATAGTTAAGGCTTCCGATTATGACAATGACGGTGATATCGATCTATTTGTAGGCGGTAGGCACTGGCCCCACCAGTACCCCATGCCGGCCAGCAGTATGCTCTTACAGAACAATGGGGGGCAACTGGTGAACGCCACCAAAAGTATTGCCCCCGAATTGGAAAACATAGGAATGGTCACCGATGCCACATGGGCCGATTACGATGGTGACGGTGACGAAGATCTGGCCATTGTCGGTGAATGGATGCCCATTACCTTTTTTAAAAACGAAAATGGGCAGCTGGTAAAAGACGGCCAGACCGACCTTTCAGAATCATCGGGTTGGTGGTTCAGTATCGAAAAAGGTGATTTCGATAATGATGGGGACATTGATTTCATAGCCGGAAACCTTGGGTTGAACTACAAATACAAAACATCTAAGGAAAAACCCTTTGACATTTATTACAACGACTTTGACGGTAACGGAAAGTACGATATTGTATTGGGCTATTACAACGGAGACAAGCACTATCCCCTAAGGGGCTTTTCCTGTTCATCTGAACAGGTACCCATGCTAAAGAAGAAATTCAAGAAATATAACGTGTTCGCCTCATTGGAACTCGAAGAGGTATATGGTGGCCAAAATCTTGAACGCGCGCTTCACTACAAAGCAGACACCTTTGCCTCATCGTTTGTTGAAAACCTGGGCAACGGAAGTTTCAAGATCCACAAACTACCGAACATGGCCCAGCTATCGAATATCAACGATATGTTGGTTGACGATTTCAATGAAGATGGAAACTTAGACATACTGGCTATTGGTAATCTGTTCGTTTCAGAAATTGAGACCCCAAGAAACGACGCGGGTACCGGAATCTTGCTTTTGGGAAGTGGAAAAGGGGCTTTCAAAACCGTACCGAGTTATGAAAGTGGTCTAATTGCCCGAAAAGACGCCAAAAAGATTGTAAAAGTAGGGGTTGGCAACCAACAGATACTGTTCATCGCCAACAACGATGATGTGCTACAGGGCTTTACAATGCTAAACTGA